Proteins encoded by one window of Camelus bactrianus isolate YW-2024 breed Bactrian camel chromosome 9, ASM4877302v1, whole genome shotgun sequence:
- the CAPN12 gene encoding calpain-12, protein MACGSRRVTIQLVNEEAGPGTRVPKFFRGQNYNAIRAACLDEGILFQDPYFPAGPDSLGYNQLGPNSKKAKGVEWKRPHEFCAEPQFICEDMSRTDVCQGSLGNCWFLAAAASLTLYPRLLWRVVPPGQGFQDGYAGIFHFQLWQFGHWVDVVVDDRLPVREGKLVFVRSAQRNEFWAPLLEKAYAKLHGSYEVMRGGHMNEAFVDFTGGVGEVLYLRQGTPGLFSALRHALAKESLVGATALSDRGEYRTEDGLVKGHAYSVTGTHKVSLGFTKVRLLRLRNPWGSVEWTGAWSDSCPRWDALPTEWRDALLVKKEDGEFWMELQDFLQHFDTVQVCSLSPEVLGPSPAGGGWHVHTFQGRWVRGFNSGGSQPGAETFWTNPQFRLTLLEPDEEEEEDDEGPCGGWGAVGARGPARGCRIPKCTVLLSLIQRNRRRLRAQGLTYLTVGFHVFQIPEELLDLWDSPRSRALLPSLLRADRSRFCARRDVSCRCRLRPGHYLVVPSAAHTGDEADFTLRIFSERLHTALEIDDVISADLHALMVPYIPLELGLEQLFLELAGEEEELSAPQLQTLLSIVLEPARTHARNPREIGLRTCEQLLQCFGHGRSLALHHFQQLWGHLLEWQAAFDKFDEDASGTMNSYELRLALNAAGFHLNNQLTQVLTSRYRDSRLRVDFEHFVSCLAQLICIFRHCSQHLDGGEGVVCLTHRQWMEVATFS, encoded by the exons ATGGCGTGTGGAAGCAGGAGGGTCACCATTCAGCTGGTGAATGAGGAGGCAGGGCCTGGAACCAGGGTCCCGAAGTTTTTTCGGGGCCAGAACTACAATGCAATCCGAGCAGCCTGCCTGGATGAGGGAATCCTGTTCCAAGATCCCTACTTCCCTGCTGGCCCTGATTCTCTTGGCTATAACCAGCTGGGACCGAACTCGAAGAAGGCCAAAGGGGTGGAATGGAAGAGGCCGCAT GAGTTTTGTGCTGAGCCCCAGTTCATCTGTGAGGACATGAGCCGGACAGACGTGTGTCAGGGGAGCCTGG GTAACTGCTGGTTTCTTGCTGCCGCTGCCTCCCTCACTCTGTACCCCCGACTCCTGTGGCGGGTGGTCCCCCCAGGACAGGGTTTCCAAGATGGCTATGCAGGTATCTTCCATTTCCAG CTCTGGCAGTTTGGCCACTGGGTGGACGTCGTGGTGGATGACAGGCTGCCCGTGCGTGAGGGGAAGCTGGTGTTCGTGCGCTCAGCTCAGCGGAACGAGTTCTGGGCCCCACTCCTGGAGAAGGCCTACGCCAA GCTCCACGGATCCTATGAGGTGATGCGAGGCGGCCACATGAATGAGGCTTTTGTGGACTTCACAGGCGGCGTGGGTGAGGTGCTCTACCTGAGGCAAGGCACCCCAGGCCTCTTCTCCGCCCTGCGCCATGCCTTGGCCAAGGAGTCCCTTGTGGGCGCCACTGCACTG AGTGATCGGGGCGAGTACCGTACTGAAGATGGGCTGGTGAAGGGACACGCATATTCAGTCACCGGCACACACAAG GTGTCACTGGGCTTCACCAAGGTGCGGCTTCTGCGGCTGCGGAACCCGTGGGGCAGTGTGGAGTGGACCGGGGCCTGGAGCGACAG CTGCCCACGCTGGGATGCACTCCCCACGGAGTGGCGAGATGCCTTGCTGGTGAAAAAGGAGGATGGCGAGTTCTG GATGGAACTGCAGGACTTCCTTCAACACTTCGACACCGTCCAGGTCTGCTCGCTGAGCCCTGAGGTGCTGGGCCCCAGCCCGGCTGGAGGCGGCTGGCATGTTCACACCTTCCAAGGCCGCTGGGTGCGCGGCTTCAACTCTGGCGGGAGCCAGCCTGGTGCCG AAACCTTCTGGACCAACCCCCAGTTCCGGCTGACGCTGCTGGAGcctgatgaggaggaggaggaggatgatgaGGGGccctgtgggggctggggggcagtggGGGCACGAGGCCCTGCACGGGGGTGCCGCATCCCCAAGTGCACTGTGCTCCTGTCACTCATCCAGCGCAACCGGCGGCGACTGAGGGCCCAGGGCCTCACTTACCTCACAGTGGGATTCCACGTGTTCCAG ATCCCAGAGGAG CTGCTGGACCTGTGGGACTCCCCGCGCAGTCGCGCACTCTTGCCGAGCCTGCTGCGCGCAGACCGCTCGCGCTTCTGCGCCCGCCGCGACGTGAGCTGCCGCTGCCGCCTGCGACCCGGCCACTACCTGGTGGTGCCCAGCGCGGCCCACACCGGCGACGAGGCCGACTTCACGCTGCGCATCTTCTCTGAGCGGCTCCACACCGCCCT GGAGATTGATGACGTGATCAGCGCTGACTTGCATGCCCTCATG gtcCCCTACATTCCCCTGGAGCTGGGATTGGAGCAGCTGTTCCTGGAGCTGGcaggagag GAGGAAGAACTCAGTGCCCCTCAGCTCCAGACCTTATTAAGCATTGTCCTGGAGCCTG CCAGGACCCATGCTCGGAACCCCAGAGAAATCGGGCTCAGGACCTGTGAGCAGCTGCTGCAGTGTTTTGGG CATGGGCGAAGCCTGGCCCTGCACCACTTCCAGCAGCTCTGGGGCCACCTCCTGGAGTGGCAG GCCGCATTTGACAAGTTTGATGAGGATGCCTCTGGAACCATGAACTCCTATGAGCTGAGGCTGGCGCTGAATGCGGCAG GCTTCCACCTGAACAACCAGCTGACCCAGGTCCTCACTAGCCGCTACCGGGACAGCCGTCTGCGTGTGGACTTCGAGCATTTTGTGTCCTGTTTGGCCCAGCTCATCTGCATCTTCC GCCACTGCAGCCAGCACCTGGATGGGGGCGAGGGGGTTGTCTGCCTGACCCACAGACAG TGGATGGAGGTGGCCACCTTCTCCTAG